The sequence CCGCATCGGTAATCAACAACATGCGTAGTTTGGTAGCACGCTCACTGCCGGGCTGGAGCGCGTGAAGTGCATCCACCCGCGAGGCGAGTTGTGTCGGACTAATTTGATTCACTGCATCCAGCAATGCCTTCCGATGCCTCGTGGGATGCGCAAGGATGTGGGTGGTGTCCGCAAATGAGGCAACCGCGGCCCGCTGAGCACCATGCAGTCCCTTAATGATGGAACGCGCTTTCTCCTTGGCCAGATCCAAGCGCGTAGTGCCACCCTGCTTGGCCGACATGGAGACCGAGTGATCGATGACAATCAAAAGATCCTCCCTCTTATCTCCATGGAGATCTGGCTCAGCCAGCGCCAATGCTACCGCAGCGAAAGCCAGAGCCATCAGCAACAGCGACCACAGATCTCGCAGCCGCTTAAACAGAGCCGATGCTTTTTTTTCCGTGAAGATGCGCTGCCAGAGGAAGTAAGCCGTAACCGTTTTCTTCCGTGGCCTCACCTTAAGAAAATAGATCATCGCCAGCGCTGCCAGCGCTGCAAAGGTCCACAAGAATGCCGGTGCCAGAAAGGTCATCCTACCAAACCTCCCCGTCTCAACAGATCGCGGATCACTTCATCAAAGCTCACCTCCGGCGTGGTGGAGGCAAAACCAATCCCACGCTGCGCACAGGCCTTCTGCAATGACTGGTTCCACTCCGCAACCGCATCCTCATACATCTTAGCCTCACGTGGTGAAACCGTGACTCGTTGTGTCATGCCAGTTTCCACACATTGCAGCGTTACATCACCCTTCCAGGCACAGTGCAGGTCCTGCTCATCCAGCACCTGAAGACAAAAGACCTCATGCTTGTGCCAGTGCAAACGGCTCAGCCCTTCTTCAAAGCCTCCCGGAAACAGGAAGTCCGAGACCACACACACCAATCCTTTGCGGCGATGCCTTGCTTCGAACTGGCGAACGCACGCGGTGAAATCGGTATCACCACCAAACGAACCTGCAGCCTCCAAAGCTCGCAACAATGGCAGCGTTTGATTTCGCCCGCGCACCGGATCAAACAATGGCTGCAACCGATCCGCCAGACCATACACCGCCAGCCTGTCCAACGTGTTCAGAGCAATGTATCCCAGTGCCGCAGTGAGCTCCTTGGCAAAAGTCTGCTTGGAACCCATGGAAGGACTGCTGTCCATCAGCAGATAGATGGTTGCATCTTCCTCGAGCTCGAAGAGCTTGATCAAAAGCGACTCAAACTTCGCATAAACACGCCAGTCAATGGAGCGATAATCATCCCCCAATGAGTATTGCGCATAGTCCGCAAAGGTGATGCCTGCGCCCTTCTTGGTGGATCGCCTGTCCGCCTGTAGACTGCCTCCCAGTATCTTGCGGGCAAGCAGATACAAGGACTCCAGTCGGCGGATGAATGCGGGATCCGTGAGCATGATAGACGGCCGTTTCAGGGTGAAGAATTAGGCCTTCACTTTCTCCAGCACATCGCCAATCACCGCATCCGTCTTCACGCCTTCTGCCTCGCCTTCAAACGACAGGAGAATACGATGACGCAACGCCGGAATGGCGGACTTGCTAATGTCATCACGCGCAACGGCATATCGTCCATCCAGCAGCGCACGCACACGTGCCGCCGCGAGGATCGTCTGCGCACCACGCGGGGATGAGCCATGCCGCACATACTTCTTCACCTGCTCCGTCGCTTGCCCATCGGTGGGATGCGTGGCACGAACCACACGCACCAAATAATCCTGCACCGACTTCTCCACTGGCACCTCACGCGAGAGCTTGCCCATATTCAGAATTTCATCCCCCGTGGCAACAGCCGCGATATTCGGCTGAGATACGCCACCGGTGCGGTTCAGAATCTCCACAAAGTCATCATGGTTGGGCACCTGCACAAAGAGCTTGAAGAAGAAGCGGTCCAACTGCGCTTCTGGCAGCGGATAAGTGCCATC comes from Phragmitibacter flavus and encodes:
- a CDS encoding DUF58 domain-containing protein; the protein is MLTDPAFIRRLESLYLLARKILGGSLQADRRSTKKGAGITFADYAQYSLGDDYRSIDWRVYAKFESLLIKLFELEEDATIYLLMDSSPSMGSKQTFAKELTAALGYIALNTLDRLAVYGLADRLQPLFDPVRGRNQTLPLLRALEAAGSFGGDTDFTACVRQFEARHRRKGLVCVVSDFLFPGGFEEGLSRLHWHKHEVFCLQVLDEQDLHCAWKGDVTLQCVETGMTQRVTVSPREAKMYEDAVAEWNQSLQKACAQRGIGFASTTPEVSFDEVIRDLLRRGGLVG
- a CDS encoding AAA family ATPase; its protein translation is MPTAETEAAVVQFRETFEKLRAEIAKFIVGQKDIIEDVLTSVICGGHVLLEGVPGLGKTALVNTLAKALHLKFQRIQFTPDLLPADIVGTQILVERDGHKVFEFQPGPVFCNVLLADEINRATPKTQSALLETMQEKTVTVAGKTHQLEMPFFVLATQNPIEQDGTYPLPEAQLDRFFFKLFVQVPNHDDFVEILNRTGGVSQPNIAAVATGDEILNMGKLSREVPVEKSVQDYLVRVVRATHPTDGQATEQVKKYVRHGSSPRGAQTILAAARVRALLDGRYAVARDDISKSAIPALRHRILLSFEGEAEGVKTDAVIGDVLEKVKA